One window of Mesorhizobium sp. WSM4904 genomic DNA carries:
- a CDS encoding NIPSNAP family protein — translation MTITCFIRYEIDPFGKAAFEQYARAWGQAIPRCGADLIGYFAPHEGSATTAYAAYSIENLAAYEAYRARLAADPVGKANYEFARREKFILKEDRIFLKLVSGPHGPMKAFDTGVTVREGIEA, via the coding sequence ATGACCATCACCTGCTTCATCCGCTACGAGATCGATCCGTTCGGCAAGGCCGCCTTCGAGCAATATGCGCGCGCCTGGGGCCAGGCCATCCCGCGCTGCGGCGCCGACCTGATCGGCTACTTTGCGCCGCATGAGGGTTCGGCCACCACGGCCTATGCGGCCTACAGCATCGAGAACCTCGCGGCCTACGAAGCCTATCGCGCCCGCCTTGCCGCCGACCCCGTCGGCAAGGCAAACTACGAGTTCGCGCGGCGCGAGAAATTCATCCTGAAGGAAGACCGTATCTTCCTGAAACTGGTGTCGGGCCCGCATGGGCCGATGAAGGCTTTCGATACCGGCGTAACGGTCAGGGAAGGGATAGAGGCATGA
- a CDS encoding threonine/serine dehydratase, with the protein MTTLPGISDIQAAAARLSGLTVETPLIESPELNERYGGRILFKPETLQRTGSFKIRGAYNKLSSLTEEERGRGVVAFSSGNHAQGVAASAAMFGVKAVIAMPADAPALKVGNVRKMGAEVVPFDRYRDDRMTIVRPYVEKGMVLVPPFDDPAIIAGQGTIGLELMKQAKTLGVSLDAVVIPCGGGGLSSGISVAVKDASPRTAVWAVEPEHFDDTRRSLAKGERVSNQPGHTSICDALLTAEPGAITFEINRRNLAGAIAVSDKAAAQAMRDAMAYLKLVVEPGGCVALAALSSGEIDLAGKCVVVVLSGGNVDFATYAEIMAAV; encoded by the coding sequence ATGACCACCCTACCCGGCATTTCCGACATCCAGGCCGCCGCCGCGCGGCTTTCCGGCCTGACCGTGGAAACACCGCTCATCGAATCGCCCGAGCTCAACGAGCGCTATGGCGGGCGCATCCTGTTCAAGCCGGAGACGCTGCAGCGCACCGGCTCCTTCAAGATCCGCGGCGCCTATAACAAATTGTCGTCGCTCACCGAGGAGGAACGCGGTCGCGGTGTCGTCGCTTTCTCTTCGGGCAACCACGCGCAAGGGGTCGCGGCGTCCGCCGCGATGTTCGGCGTCAAGGCGGTCATCGCCATGCCGGCCGACGCTCCGGCGCTGAAAGTGGGCAATGTGCGCAAGATGGGCGCCGAGGTGGTGCCGTTCGACCGCTACAGGGACGACCGCATGACCATCGTCCGCCCCTATGTCGAGAAGGGCATGGTGCTGGTGCCGCCGTTCGACGATCCGGCCATCATTGCCGGCCAGGGCACGATCGGGCTGGAGTTGATGAAGCAGGCGAAGACGCTCGGCGTCAGCCTCGACGCGGTGGTCATCCCCTGCGGCGGCGGCGGGCTGTCGAGCGGCATCTCCGTCGCCGTCAAGGACGCCTCGCCGCGCACCGCCGTCTGGGCGGTCGAGCCCGAGCATTTCGACGACACGCGCCGTTCGCTGGCCAAAGGCGAAAGGGTCTCGAACCAACCCGGCCATACCTCGATCTGCGATGCGCTCCTCACCGCAGAGCCCGGGGCCATCACCTTCGAGATCAACCGCCGGAACCTCGCCGGCGCCATCGCCGTCTCCGACAAGGCCGCCGCGCAGGCGATGCGCGATGCCATGGCCTACCTGAAGCTGGTGGTCGAGCCTGGCGGTTGCGTCGCGCTCGCCGCGCTCTCATCCGGCGAAATCGACCTCGCCGGCAAATGCGTCGTCGTGGTGCTTTCCGGCGGCAATGTCGATTTCGCCACCTATGCGGAGATTATGGCGGCGGTGTAG
- a CDS encoding ABC transporter permease: MKDGFGAVFSFARLGALLIKEFIQMRRDRITFAMMLGVPLLQLVLFGFAINNDPKSLPTALVAMSNDQYTRAMVSALQMTRYYRFDHVTESAAEAEMLIAKGAVSFVVTIPADFARRVERGDSPQILIEADATDPAAASGAISTLGTVASQALLRAQGMQAAAAESAKQQLQVVVHRRYNPEGISQYNIVPGLLGVILQMTMVMMTAMALTRETERGTMENLLAMPSSPTEIMLGKVLPFLVVGAVQMTVVLVAAKLLFGVPFVGSLTLLLSSVLVFVLSLVLLGYTISTMARSQMQAMQLTFFFFLPSLLLSGFMFPYRGMPGWAQILGEIFPLTHFLRITRAVMLKGAEFNAVATEVGWLAVFVAVFAGVALARFRRTLD, translated from the coding sequence ATGAAAGATGGCTTCGGAGCGGTCTTTTCCTTCGCGAGGCTCGGGGCGCTCTTGATCAAGGAATTCATCCAGATGCGGCGCGACCGCATCACCTTCGCCATGATGCTGGGCGTGCCTTTGCTGCAGCTCGTGCTGTTCGGCTTCGCCATCAACAATGATCCAAAGAGCCTGCCGACGGCGCTGGTGGCGATGAGCAACGACCAGTATACGCGTGCCATGGTCTCCGCCCTGCAGATGACCCGCTACTACCGTTTCGACCATGTAACCGAGAGCGCGGCCGAGGCCGAGATGCTGATAGCCAAGGGCGCCGTCTCCTTTGTCGTCACCATCCCGGCCGACTTTGCCAGGCGCGTCGAGCGCGGCGACAGTCCGCAGATCCTGATCGAGGCCGACGCGACGGATCCGGCGGCGGCGAGCGGGGCCATTTCGACGCTGGGCACGGTGGCGAGCCAGGCGCTGCTGCGCGCCCAGGGTATGCAGGCAGCGGCCGCCGAGTCGGCCAAGCAGCAGCTGCAGGTGGTGGTGCACCGGCGCTACAACCCTGAAGGTATCTCGCAATACAACATCGTTCCGGGCCTGCTCGGCGTCATCCTGCAGATGACGATGGTGATGATGACGGCGATGGCGCTGACCCGGGAGACCGAGCGCGGCACCATGGAGAACCTGCTGGCCATGCCGTCCAGCCCGACCGAGATCATGCTGGGCAAGGTGCTGCCTTTCCTCGTCGTCGGCGCCGTGCAGATGACGGTTGTGCTGGTGGCGGCGAAGCTTCTGTTCGGCGTCCCGTTCGTCGGCAGCCTGACGCTGCTGCTCTCCTCGGTGCTTGTCTTCGTGCTTTCGCTGGTGCTGCTCGGCTACACCATCTCGACCATGGCGCGTTCGCAGATGCAGGCGATGCAGCTTACCTTCTTCTTTTTCCTGCCGTCGCTGCTGCTCTCCGGCTTCATGTTCCCCTATCGCGGCATGCCGGGCTGGGCCCAGATTTTGGGCGAGATCTTCCCACTGACGCATTTCCTGCGCATCACCCGCGCCGTGATGCTGAAGGGCGCGGAATTCAATGCGGTCGCGACCGAGGTCGGCTGGCTGGCGGTTTTCGTGGCGGTGTTCGCAGGCGTAGCATTGGCGCGGTTCAGGAGGACGCTGGACTAG
- a CDS encoding ABC transporter ATP-binding protein, which produces MNVIDVRGLVKRFGNKTVVDHVTMTVAEGEIVGFLGPNGSGKTTTIRIMCGLLTPDEGEGTVLGFDIRADSLKIKREVGYMTQKFSFYEDLTIGENLEFVARLYQLKPVEEYVSRTLQELGLSTRRNQLAGTLSGGWKQRLALAACIMHKPKLLLLDEPTAGVDPKARREFWDEIHRLASGGLTVLVSTHYMDEAERCHRISYISYGKLLATGTVDEVVRNAGLTTFVVQGPRLDRVAEALDGRPGVDQVAPFGATLHVVGSDKAALEKALADVEKEHKGVTVTPGETSLEDVFIQFMAGSKDNMT; this is translated from the coding sequence ATGAACGTCATCGACGTCCGCGGGCTGGTCAAGCGGTTCGGCAACAAGACCGTCGTCGACCATGTGACGATGACCGTCGCCGAGGGCGAGATCGTCGGCTTCCTCGGGCCGAACGGCTCGGGCAAGACGACGACCATCCGCATCATGTGCGGGCTTTTGACGCCGGACGAGGGCGAGGGCACGGTGCTTGGCTTCGACATCCGCGCCGACTCGCTCAAGATCAAACGCGAAGTCGGCTACATGACGCAGAAATTCTCGTTCTACGAGGATCTGACGATCGGCGAGAATCTGGAATTCGTGGCGCGGCTCTATCAGCTGAAGCCGGTCGAGGAATATGTATCGCGGACGCTGCAGGAGCTTGGCCTGAGCACGCGCCGCAATCAGCTGGCCGGAACGCTTTCCGGCGGCTGGAAGCAGCGGCTGGCTCTGGCCGCCTGCATCATGCACAAGCCGAAGCTGCTTCTGCTCGACGAGCCGACGGCGGGCGTCGACCCGAAGGCGCGACGCGAGTTCTGGGACGAGATCCACAGGCTGGCGAGCGGCGGGCTGACGGTGCTGGTCTCCACCCACTACATGGACGAAGCCGAACGCTGCCACCGCATCAGCTATATCTCCTACGGCAAGCTGCTGGCCACCGGCACGGTGGACGAGGTGGTGAGGAATGCCGGCCTGACCACCTTCGTCGTGCAGGGGCCGCGCCTCGACCGGGTGGCCGAAGCGCTCGATGGCCGCCCGGGCGTCGACCAGGTGGCGCCGTTCGGCGCCACGCTGCACGTCGTCGGCTCCGACAAGGCGGCGCTCGAAAAGGCGCTTGCCGACGTCGAGAAGGAGCACAAGGGCGTGACGGTGACGCCGGGCGAGACCAGCCTGGAAGACGTGTTCATCCAGTTCATGGCCGGCTCGAAGGACAACATGACATGA
- a CDS encoding antibiotic biosynthesis monooxygenase — protein MIAVIFEVEPAEGKRDAYFGIAAELKPLLESIDGFISVERFQCLTDPKRVLSLSFWRDEDAVKAWRNTEEHRQAQKAGRGGIFAGYRLRIAHVVRDYGLHERAEAPEDSRAVNG, from the coding sequence ATGATCGCTGTCATTTTCGAGGTCGAGCCGGCGGAGGGAAAGCGCGATGCCTATTTCGGCATCGCCGCCGAGCTTAAGCCCCTGCTCGAAAGCATCGACGGCTTCATCTCGGTCGAGCGCTTCCAGTGCCTGACCGATCCGAAACGCGTGCTCTCGCTGTCCTTCTGGCGCGACGAGGATGCGGTGAAGGCCTGGCGCAACACCGAGGAGCACCGCCAGGCGCAGAAGGCCGGCCGCGGTGGAATCTTTGCCGGCTATCGTCTCCGCATCGCCCATGTCGTGCGCGACTACGGGCTGCATGAGAGGGCCGAGGCGCCTGAGGACAGCCGAGCGGTGAACGGATAA
- a CDS encoding HlyD family efflux transporter periplasmic adaptor subunit: MSFLCSLPLAAQLFGACAPAAPLAVGYVEGEYVLMAPIEVAQVATVGVKRGDRVTPGMPVATLEDADAKIAVAQAEAALAQAEAQLADLQVGKRPDEIAVLKAQVDMAKAQAADAKRKYDRASDLYKRGTGTQADYDTASASLETANAQVGQAEANLAVGGLPGRAETIKAAENQVKQAQSELGQAKWRLSKRVLAAPSPGRIDDVIRNPGDTAGPTAPVLSMLPDGAVKLSVYVPETAFSSVKVGTRLSVRCDGCGPDLKARVSYVSPDPEFTPPVIYSLENRQKLVYLVEARPEGDAGPLQPGQIVDVDLADLGADRQK; the protein is encoded by the coding sequence ATGAGTTTTCTCTGTTCGCTGCCGCTTGCGGCCCAGCTGTTCGGCGCCTGCGCACCGGCCGCACCGCTCGCCGTCGGCTATGTCGAAGGCGAATATGTGTTGATGGCACCGATCGAGGTGGCCCAGGTGGCGACGGTCGGCGTCAAGCGCGGCGACCGCGTCACGCCAGGCATGCCGGTGGCGACGCTGGAGGATGCCGACGCCAAGATCGCCGTGGCGCAGGCTGAGGCCGCGCTGGCTCAGGCCGAGGCGCAGCTCGCCGACCTGCAGGTCGGCAAGCGGCCGGATGAGATCGCCGTGCTCAAGGCGCAGGTCGACATGGCCAAGGCGCAGGCCGCCGACGCCAAGCGCAAATACGACCGCGCCAGCGACCTCTACAAGCGCGGCACCGGCACCCAGGCCGACTATGATACGGCTTCGGCTTCGCTCGAGACGGCCAACGCCCAGGTCGGCCAGGCCGAAGCCAACCTCGCCGTCGGCGGCCTGCCGGGGCGCGCCGAGACGATCAAGGCGGCCGAAAACCAGGTCAAGCAGGCGCAATCGGAATTGGGGCAGGCCAAGTGGCGCCTGTCCAAGCGCGTGCTGGCGGCGCCTTCGCCGGGCCGCATCGACGACGTGATCCGCAATCCCGGCGACACCGCCGGGCCGACCGCGCCGGTGCTCTCGATGCTGCCCGACGGCGCCGTAAAACTCAGCGTCTATGTGCCTGAGACTGCCTTCTCCTCGGTGAAGGTCGGCACGCGGCTCAGCGTGCGCTGCGATGGCTGCGGGCCGGACCTCAAGGCGCGGGTCAGCTATGTCTCGCCCGATCCGGAATTCACCCCGCCGGTGATCTACTCGCTGGAGAACCGGCAGAAGCTGGTCTATCTCGTCGAGGCGCGTCCGGAGGGCGATGCCGGTCCGCTGCAGCCCGGCCAGATCGTCGATGTCGACCTGGCTGATCTCGGGGCGGACCGGCAAAAATGA
- a CDS encoding CerR family C-terminal domain-containing protein translates to MSKQTTAKRPPREASPADQTRAALVQAALKLFGRHGFDGTSTREIAAEAKANIGSIAYHFGGKEGLRAAAADFIVETIQGIAGQALGAQAAAPTNPEAARAQLFAALERMVGFIVASPQAGEIVQFVLRELSHPTAALDRIYAGVFEPTHRRLCRIWEQATGEPAESEATKLTVFTMIGQVIYFRIGREAVLRRMGWREIGNKEAAKVVAVATDNLRAMLAARDAAAGKKGKS, encoded by the coding sequence ATGAGCAAGCAAACGACCGCCAAGCGGCCGCCACGCGAAGCCTCTCCCGCCGATCAAACGCGCGCTGCGCTGGTGCAGGCGGCGCTCAAGCTGTTCGGACGGCACGGCTTCGACGGCACCTCGACACGCGAGATAGCGGCCGAGGCGAAGGCCAATATCGGCTCCATCGCCTATCATTTCGGCGGCAAGGAGGGCCTGCGCGCCGCCGCCGCCGACTTCATCGTCGAAACCATCCAGGGGATCGCCGGCCAGGCGCTCGGGGCCCAGGCGGCCGCCCCCACAAACCCGGAGGCGGCGCGGGCGCAGCTCTTCGCCGCGCTGGAGCGGATGGTCGGCTTTATCGTGGCAAGCCCGCAGGCCGGCGAGATCGTACAATTCGTACTCCGCGAGCTGTCGCATCCAACGGCGGCGCTGGACCGTATCTATGCCGGCGTGTTCGAACCGACGCACCGCCGGCTTTGCCGGATCTGGGAGCAGGCGACCGGCGAGCCGGCCGAGAGCGAGGCCACGAAGCTCACCGTGTTCACCATGATCGGGCAAGTCATCTATTTTCGCATCGGCCGCGAGGCGGTGCTGCGCAGGATGGGCTGGCGCGAGATCGGCAACAAGGAGGCCGCCAAAGTGGTGGCGGTCGCGACCGACAACCTCAGGGCAATGCTGGCGGCACGCGACGCGGCCGCCGGCAAGAAGGGCAAATCATGA
- the mbfA gene encoding iron exporter MbfA, with the protein MLSRVFGFGRRSFDSLSEQEILALAISSEEDDGRIYRAYADGLAEDFPQSAKVFEAMAEEEDGHRDSLIELHRKRFGERIPLIRREHVRGYYERKPDWLVRPLGIEHVRRQAEDMERQAYRFYVEAAKRTTDASTRKLLDDLAMAELGHENSAHELEQTHVPGEVKEEEASAEQRQFILTYVQPGLAGLMDGSVSTLAPIFAAAFATHATFQTFLVGLAASIGAGISMGFTEVASDDGKLSGRGSPLKRGLTVGLMTTLGGLGHALPYLIPYFWTATIVAAIVVFFELWAIAFIQNRYMQTPFWRAAFQVVLGGALVFGAGVLIGNA; encoded by the coding sequence ATGCTTTCCCGTGTTTTCGGCTTCGGCCGCCGCTCCTTCGATTCGTTGTCGGAGCAGGAGATCCTGGCGCTGGCGATATCGTCGGAGGAGGACGACGGGCGCATCTACCGCGCCTATGCCGACGGGCTGGCGGAAGACTTCCCGCAATCGGCCAAGGTGTTCGAGGCAATGGCGGAGGAAGAGGACGGCCACCGCGATTCCCTGATCGAGCTTCACCGCAAGCGCTTCGGCGAGCGCATTCCGCTGATTCGCCGCGAACATGTCAGAGGCTATTACGAGCGCAAGCCGGACTGGCTGGTGCGGCCGCTCGGCATCGAGCACGTGCGCCGCCAGGCCGAGGACATGGAGCGGCAGGCCTACCGCTTCTATGTCGAGGCGGCCAAGCGCACCACCGACGCCTCGACGCGCAAACTGCTCGACGATCTGGCCATGGCCGAGCTCGGCCATGAGAATTCCGCGCATGAGCTGGAGCAGACGCATGTCCCGGGCGAGGTGAAGGAGGAGGAGGCAAGCGCCGAGCAGCGGCAGTTCATCCTCACCTACGTGCAGCCGGGGCTCGCCGGGCTGATGGACGGGTCGGTGTCGACGCTGGCGCCGATCTTCGCGGCGGCGTTCGCGACCCATGCGACGTTCCAGACTTTTCTCGTCGGTCTTGCCGCTTCGATCGGCGCCGGCATCTCGATGGGCTTCACCGAGGTGGCCTCCGACGACGGCAAGCTTTCGGGGCGCGGCTCGCCGCTGAAGCGCGGGCTGACGGTCGGCCTGATGACGACGCTGGGCGGGCTCGGCCACGCGCTGCCCTACCTCATCCCCTATTTCTGGACGGCAACCATCGTCGCCGCGATCGTGGTGTTCTTCGAGCTCTGGGCCATCGCCTTCATCCAGAACCGCTACATGCAGACGCCATTCTGGCGCGCCGCATTCCAAGTGGTGCTGGGCGGCGCGCTGGTGTTCGGGGCAGGCGTGCTGATCGGGAATGCGTAG